From Deinococcus aquaedulcis, the proteins below share one genomic window:
- a CDS encoding glutamine--tRNA ligase/YqeY domain fusion protein: MTAPDSPAAPSPGAPRVAPNFITEIIERDLKAGKYPQIVTRFPPEPSGYAHLGHIFASFLDFQTAVQYGGRYHLRMDDTNPELATQEYADAIAEDLQWLGWDWGEHLYYASDYFERYYAYAEQLVLQGDAYVDSVSGAEMARLRGDPHTPGTPSPYRSRTPEENLDLLRRMRAGEFADGEHVLRAKIDLGSPNMKLRDPVLYRILRGHHYRAGDAWCIYPMYDFQHPLQDAIEGVTHSMCSLEFVDNRAIYDWLMERLGFEPRPHQYEFGRRGLEYTITSKRKLRKLVEKGAVSGWDDPRMPTLRAQRRLGVTPEAIRAFAAQIGVSRTNRTVDISVYENAVRDDLNHRAPRVMAVLDPVRLTLSNLDTAQLLQLPYWPFDVVRDSPDGLVARPTGERVAPEQATRPVPLTRDLYIERDDFHPEPPKGYKRLTPGGTVRLRGAGIIRADRFEVDEQGQVTHIHATLLGEDAKAGGVIHWVSAERALPAEFRLYDRLFRVPNPEAANPEDTAAGPENPPFDPEGIGHEDEAAPLDTKFLRYLNPESLRVTRGFVEPSVEHDPEGTRYQFERQGYFWRDPVDSRPGTLVFGRIITLKDTWAGKTEGGKPAAEGQSKGKNAQESKGQGVEKKAGGEKPASPAAAPAPLTPEQEAEAARLTGLGAAEAEARTAARDEALLAFVQGAAPGATFGQVVSWAVNDLAPGLRAGTVQVQAADLAPLAERLAAGELTTRVAREVLARAAASGEAPLGIIERENLGGALSAEALAAAVAEVLAAHPDKVAAYRAGRVALMGFFTGQVMRATGGKAQPQALAQALTRALEPQG, encoded by the coding sequence ATGACGGCCCCCGACTCCCCTGCTGCCCCTTCGCCCGGCGCCCCGCGCGTGGCCCCCAATTTCATTACCGAGATCATTGAGCGCGACCTGAAGGCTGGCAAATACCCGCAGATCGTCACCCGCTTTCCGCCCGAACCCAGCGGTTACGCGCACCTGGGGCATATTTTTGCGTCGTTTCTGGATTTTCAGACGGCTGTGCAGTACGGCGGGCGCTACCACCTGCGCATGGACGACACCAACCCCGAACTGGCCACCCAGGAATACGCCGACGCCATTGCCGAGGACCTGCAGTGGCTGGGCTGGGACTGGGGCGAACACCTGTATTACGCCAGCGATTACTTTGAGCGCTACTACGCCTACGCCGAGCAACTGGTCCTGCAGGGCGACGCCTACGTGGATTCGGTGAGCGGCGCCGAGATGGCCCGGCTGCGCGGCGACCCCCATACCCCCGGCACCCCCAGCCCCTACCGCAGCCGCACGCCCGAAGAGAACCTGGACCTGCTGCGCCGCATGCGGGCCGGCGAGTTTGCCGACGGCGAGCATGTGCTGCGCGCGAAGATTGATCTGGGCAGCCCCAACATGAAGCTGCGCGACCCGGTGCTGTACCGCATTCTGCGCGGGCACCACTACCGCGCGGGGGACGCGTGGTGCATTTACCCCATGTACGACTTTCAGCACCCACTGCAAGACGCCATTGAGGGCGTCACGCATTCCATGTGCTCGCTGGAATTCGTGGACAACCGCGCCATTTACGACTGGCTGATGGAGCGCCTGGGCTTTGAGCCCCGGCCCCACCAGTACGAGTTCGGGCGCCGGGGCCTGGAATACACCATCACCAGCAAGCGCAAGCTGCGCAAGCTGGTGGAAAAGGGCGCCGTGAGCGGCTGGGACGATCCCCGTATGCCCACCCTGCGTGCGCAGCGCCGCCTGGGCGTGACCCCGGAAGCCATCCGCGCCTTTGCCGCCCAGATCGGCGTGAGCCGCACCAACCGCACCGTGGACATCAGCGTGTACGAAAACGCCGTGCGCGACGACCTGAACCACCGCGCCCCCCGTGTGATGGCGGTGCTGGATCCGGTGCGCCTGACCCTGAGTAACCTTGATACCGCGCAGCTCCTTCAGCTGCCGTACTGGCCCTTTGACGTGGTGCGCGACAGCCCGGATGGCCTCGTGGCGCGGCCCACGGGCGAGCGCGTGGCCCCCGAGCAGGCCACCCGCCCGGTGCCCCTGACGCGCGACCTCTACATTGAGCGCGACGATTTTCACCCCGAGCCCCCCAAGGGCTACAAGCGCCTGACACCCGGCGGCACCGTGCGCCTGCGCGGCGCCGGGATTATCCGCGCCGACCGCTTTGAGGTGGACGAGCAGGGGCAGGTGACCCATATTCACGCCACCCTGCTGGGCGAGGACGCCAAGGCGGGCGGGGTGATTCACTGGGTCAGTGCCGAGCGTGCCCTGCCGGCCGAATTCCGGCTGTATGACCGCCTGTTCCGGGTGCCCAACCCGGAAGCCGCCAACCCCGAGGACACGGCGGCCGGACCCGAAAATCCCCCCTTTGATCCCGAAGGCATTGGCCACGAGGACGAAGCCGCGCCCCTGGACACGAAATTCCTGCGGTACCTGAACCCCGAGAGCCTGCGGGTGACGCGGGGCTTTGTGGAACCCAGCGTGGAGCACGACCCCGAAGGTACCCGGTACCAGTTCGAGCGCCAGGGCTACTTCTGGCGCGACCCGGTGGACAGCCGCCCCGGCACGCTGGTGTTCGGCCGGATCATCACGCTGAAGGACACTTGGGCAGGCAAGACAGAGGGCGGAAAGCCAGCGGCAGAGGGCCAGAGCAAGGGCAAGAACGCCCAGGAGTCGAAGGGTCAAGGGGTCGAGAAAAAGGCCGGGGGCGAGAAACCAGCTTCGCCCGCTGCGGCCCCGGCGCCGCTGACCCCCGAGCAAGAGGCCGAGGCGGCGCGGCTGACCGGGCTGGGCGCCGCCGAAGCCGAGGCGCGCACCGCCGCGCGGGACGAGGCGCTGCTGGCCTTTGTCCAGGGGGCCGCGCCCGGGGCCACCTTTGGGCAGGTGGTGTCGTGGGCGGTCAACGACCTTGCGCCGGGGCTGCGGGCGGGCACGGTGCAGGTGCAGGCCGCCGACCTCGCCCCCCTGGCCGAGCGACTGGCGGCGGGCGAGCTGACCACCCGCGTGGCGCGCGAGGTGCTGGCCCGCGCCGCCGCGTCCGGCGAGGCGCCGCTGGGCATCATTGAGCGCGAGAACCTGGGGGGCGCCCTGTCCGCAGAGGCGCTGGCGGCGGCGGTGGCCGAGGTGCTGGCCGCCCACCCCGACAAGGTGGCGGCCTACCGCGCGGGCCGGGTGGCCCTGATGGGCTTTTTCACCGGCCAGGTGATGCGTGCCACGGGCGGCAAGGCCCAGCCGCAGGCGCTGGCCCAGGCCCTGACCCGCGCGCTGGAGCCGCAGGGCTAA